From the genome of Bradyrhizobium elkanii USDA 76, one region includes:
- a CDS encoding Zn-ribbon domain-containing OB-fold protein gives MAEPARAKPKPTPETQHFWDGTKAGELRLQRCDACANVYFPPRPFCPSCASRKVSIFKASGKGKLYSYVINHRPAAPGFTPPYAIAVVELDEGPRMMSNIIDCPQTPEALELDMRLEVAFEALDDKITLPLFRPAKG, from the coding sequence ATGGCCGAGCCCGCGCGCGCGAAACCAAAACCGACACCGGAGACCCAGCATTTCTGGGATGGCACCAAGGCCGGCGAGCTGCGCCTGCAGCGCTGCGATGCCTGCGCCAATGTCTACTTTCCGCCGCGGCCGTTCTGCCCCTCCTGCGCCTCGCGCAAGGTCTCGATCTTCAAGGCCAGCGGCAAGGGCAAGCTGTACAGCTACGTCATCAACCACCGTCCCGCCGCGCCCGGCTTCACGCCACCTTATGCGATCGCCGTGGTCGAGCTCGACGAAGGTCCGCGCATGATGAGCAACATCATCGATTGTCCGCAGACGCCGGAAGCGCTCGAGCTCGACATGCGGCTCGAGGTCGCCTTCGAGGCGCTCGACGACAAGATCACCCTTCCCTTGTTCCGTCCGGCAAAGGGGTAA
- a CDS encoding SMP-30/gluconolactonase/LRE family protein codes for MTNPSNIQKHKGDGAKAFDRRTILRGATALAATAMAASDAAARDFGPNAEPQRYPDPDIVVIDDKRFKAKVGNTAIKRLYTGCLWAEGPAWNAQGQYLVWSDIPANRQLRYLDDDGHISEQFHKPSNEANGSTFDFEGRQITAERTRLVRYEHDGTVTPLAEQANGKQLNGPNDMVVHPNDKSIWFTDPGYGAISIYEGQLANTGSKQPYQKEAVYRIDAATGQITKVADEPFKPNGIAFSHDYKKVYVCDTGTTHYPNAKNIVWQYDLNGDKLSNPRTLIDMTLDGKSGFPDGMRVDVDGNIWVGAGWVGPGYDGVQVFAPDGQRIGQILLPETCANLTFGGKKRNRLFMTASQSLYAVYVETKGAHNC; via the coding sequence GTGACAAATCCAAGCAACATTCAGAAACACAAGGGCGACGGTGCGAAGGCGTTCGACCGTCGGACAATCTTGCGCGGCGCAACCGCGCTTGCTGCAACCGCGATGGCGGCATCCGATGCCGCAGCGCGCGACTTCGGCCCCAACGCGGAACCGCAGCGCTATCCCGATCCAGACATCGTCGTGATCGACGACAAGCGCTTCAAGGCCAAGGTCGGCAACACCGCGATCAAGCGGCTCTACACCGGCTGCCTGTGGGCGGAGGGCCCGGCCTGGAACGCGCAGGGCCAGTATCTGGTCTGGAGCGATATCCCGGCCAACCGGCAACTGCGCTATCTCGACGACGACGGCCACATCTCCGAGCAATTCCACAAGCCGTCGAACGAGGCCAACGGCTCGACCTTCGATTTCGAGGGCCGCCAGATCACCGCCGAGCGCACGCGGCTGGTGCGCTACGAGCACGACGGAACCGTCACGCCCCTGGCGGAGCAGGCCAATGGCAAGCAGCTCAACGGGCCGAACGACATGGTCGTGCATCCCAACGACAAGTCGATCTGGTTCACCGATCCCGGCTATGGCGCTATCTCGATCTATGAGGGCCAACTGGCCAACACGGGATCGAAGCAGCCCTACCAGAAGGAAGCCGTCTATCGCATCGACGCTGCGACCGGCCAGATCACCAAGGTCGCCGACGAGCCGTTCAAGCCGAACGGCATCGCCTTCAGCCACGACTACAAGAAGGTCTATGTCTGCGACACCGGCACCACGCATTACCCGAACGCCAAGAACATCGTCTGGCAGTACGACCTCAATGGCGACAAGCTCTCCAACCCGCGCACGCTGATCGACATGACGCTGGACGGCAAGTCAGGCTTCCCGGACGGCATGCGTGTCGACGTCGACGGCAATATCTGGGTCGGCGCCGGCTGGGTCGGACCGGGCTATGACGGCGTGCAGGTGTTTGCGCCCGACGGCCAGCGCATCGGCCAGATCCTGCTGCCCGAGACCTGCGCCAACCTCACCTTCGGCGGCAAGAAGCGCAACCGCCTGTTCATGACCGCAAGCCAGTCGCTCTACGCGGTCTATGTGGAGACGAAGGGCGCGCACAACTGTTGA
- a CDS encoding thiolase C-terminal domain-containing protein, producing the protein MRRNQVAVVGAAETTELGVIPNMSQIQLHADAALNAIADAGLKLSDIDGFATAVETPQQMAHYLGITPTWVDGTSVGGCSFMLHVRHAAAAIEAGLCKTVLITHAESGKSMIGKQPRFTPADSLNGQFEAPFGVYGPPSMFPIPVLRFMKTHGITHEQLAMVAVVQREWAAKNPRATMKDPITVADVLNSRMIAYPFRLLQCCLVTDGGGALILTSADRAKDFPNKPVYILGTGESVETAMVSQMKTFDSSRAFKVAGPLAFKEAGITHKDVDHLMIYDAFAHLPLYGLGDLGFMPYEETGRFIADGNTRPGGKLPLNTNGGGLSYMHSGMYGMYALQESVRQMRGIAPAQVPNAKISVCHGVGGMFAASGTIIFTNEK; encoded by the coding sequence ATGCGCAGGAACCAGGTTGCCGTCGTCGGCGCGGCCGAAACCACCGAACTCGGCGTCATCCCGAACATGTCGCAGATCCAGCTGCACGCGGACGCGGCGCTGAATGCGATCGCGGACGCCGGCTTGAAGCTGTCCGACATCGACGGCTTCGCCACCGCGGTCGAGACCCCGCAGCAGATGGCACACTATCTCGGCATCACGCCGACCTGGGTCGACGGCACCTCGGTCGGCGGCTGCTCCTTCATGCTGCATGTCCGCCACGCCGCCGCCGCCATCGAGGCCGGCCTCTGCAAGACCGTACTGATCACCCACGCCGAGAGCGGCAAGTCGATGATCGGCAAGCAACCGCGCTTCACGCCGGCCGACAGCCTCAACGGCCAGTTCGAGGCGCCGTTCGGTGTCTACGGGCCGCCGAGCATGTTCCCGATTCCCGTGCTGCGCTTCATGAAGACGCACGGCATCACGCATGAGCAGCTTGCGATGGTCGCTGTCGTGCAGCGCGAATGGGCGGCGAAGAATCCGCGCGCGACCATGAAGGATCCGATCACGGTCGCCGACGTCCTGAACTCGCGGATGATCGCCTATCCGTTCCGGCTGCTGCAATGCTGCCTTGTCACCGACGGCGGCGGCGCGCTGATCCTCACATCGGCCGACCGCGCCAAGGATTTCCCGAACAAGCCGGTCTACATCCTCGGCACCGGCGAGAGCGTGGAAACGGCGATGGTCAGCCAGATGAAGACGTTCGACTCGTCGCGCGCCTTCAAGGTGGCGGGCCCCCTGGCCTTCAAGGAGGCCGGCATCACCCACAAGGACGTCGATCATCTGATGATTTACGACGCCTTCGCACATCTGCCGCTCTACGGCCTCGGCGACCTCGGCTTCATGCCGTACGAGGAGACCGGGAGGTTCATCGCCGACGGCAACACCCGCCCCGGCGGCAAGCTGCCGCTCAACACCAATGGCGGCGGCCTCAGCTACATGCACTCCGGCATGTACGGCATGTACGCGCTGCAGGAGAGCGTGCGGCAGATGCGCGGCATCGCGCCGGCGCAGGTGCCGAACGCGAAGATCTCGGTCTGTCACGGCGTCGGCGGCATGTTCGCCGCAAGTGGCACGATCATCTTTACGAACGAGAAATGA
- a CDS encoding amino acid ABC transporter substrate-binding protein encodes MLRIIGAALAASLAFATQAMAADAPSEIKIGTLYASSGRYASISMPVYSSLKLWVEQKNAEGGVFVKAFDKKIPIKLVSYDDQSNTATASTLYNQLVTQDKVDLLVADSGSVLTAPAVAIARDHKMFLFDQTGTGASFFSKDNPYIALMADPVSTVWPKPVADFISHDGPGLGIKKVAILYSTNEFTGTQANAFRKFVKESGAPIEIVYDQGVPTETTNYNVIINNISNANPDAVIHFGYAPNDIAFLRNVQDVGTKFKMLFAIYAGLETELLEKNVGAKGLEHIWTYVPPSELDYPVNFGMNMKDFRAAWTKKYNDGKMEFGFNAVAGYTTALVIEKTLSVATSLDQMELRRAVFSLSGQLKTLDGTFALDETGGQIGELTPLGQLTVDEHDHIKFVSIYPRETATGKPIYPAP; translated from the coding sequence ATGCTGAGGATCATCGGCGCGGCACTCGCTGCCAGCCTCGCATTTGCCACGCAGGCGATGGCCGCCGACGCACCGTCGGAGATCAAGATCGGCACGCTCTATGCGTCGTCGGGGCGCTACGCCTCGATCTCGATGCCGGTCTACAGCTCGCTGAAATTGTGGGTCGAGCAGAAGAACGCCGAGGGGGGCGTGTTCGTGAAGGCGTTCGACAAGAAGATCCCGATCAAGCTCGTCTCCTATGACGACCAGAGCAACACCGCGACCGCCTCGACGCTCTATAATCAGCTCGTCACCCAAGATAAGGTCGACCTCCTGGTCGCCGATTCCGGATCGGTGCTGACGGCGCCCGCGGTTGCGATCGCGCGCGACCACAAGATGTTCCTGTTCGACCAGACCGGCACCGGCGCGAGCTTCTTCTCCAAGGACAATCCCTACATCGCGCTGATGGCCGACCCCGTGTCGACGGTGTGGCCGAAGCCGGTCGCCGACTTCATCAGTCATGACGGCCCGGGCCTCGGCATCAAGAAGGTCGCCATCCTCTATTCGACCAACGAGTTCACCGGTACCCAGGCCAACGCGTTCCGCAAGTTCGTCAAGGAGTCCGGCGCGCCGATCGAGATCGTCTATGACCAGGGCGTTCCGACCGAGACCACCAACTACAACGTCATCATCAACAACATCAGCAACGCCAATCCTGACGCGGTGATCCATTTCGGCTATGCGCCGAACGACATCGCCTTCCTGCGCAACGTCCAGGACGTCGGCACCAAGTTCAAGATGCTGTTCGCGATCTATGCCGGCCTCGAGACCGAGTTGCTCGAAAAGAATGTCGGCGCCAAGGGCCTCGAGCACATCTGGACCTATGTGCCGCCGTCCGAATTGGACTATCCCGTCAATTTCGGGATGAACATGAAGGATTTCCGCGCCGCCTGGACCAAGAAGTACAACGACGGCAAGATGGAGTTCGGCTTCAACGCGGTCGCCGGCTACACCACCGCGCTGGTGATCGAGAAGACGCTGTCGGTTGCGACCAGCCTCGACCAGATGGAGCTGCGCCGCGCGGTGTTCTCGCTCAGCGGCCAGCTCAAGACGCTGGACGGCACCTTCGCGCTGGATGAGACCGGCGGCCAGATCGGCGAATTGACGCCGCTCGGCCAGCTCACGGTCGACGAGCACGATCACATCAAGTTCGTCTCGATCTATCCGCGCGAGACCGCCACCGGCAAGCCGATCTATCCGGCGCCGTGA
- a CDS encoding crotonase/enoyl-CoA hydratase family protein, giving the protein MEDRVSISISDGIADVRLVRADKMNALDAAMFEALVAATDRLSREKAVRVVVLSGEGRAFCAGLDMGRFAAMKDGGNGVPGGEKRDLTIRTHGKANFPQQAVWGWRQLPVPVIASVHGVAFGGGFQLALGADMRFLSQDARMSIMEIKWGLVPDMAGTPILASLVRDDILRELTYTGRIFSAQEAQSYGLATRVCDDPRAAALEIAREIAGKSPDAIRAAKRMLNNLSVDPAAALLAESVEQQKLLGSPNQTESVRANLEKRAPRFVDA; this is encoded by the coding sequence ATGGAAGATCGCGTTTCGATATCGATTTCGGACGGTATCGCCGATGTCCGCCTAGTGCGGGCGGACAAGATGAACGCGCTCGACGCCGCGATGTTCGAGGCATTGGTGGCCGCAACCGACCGGCTTTCCAGGGAAAAGGCCGTTCGGGTGGTCGTGCTGTCCGGGGAGGGCCGGGCGTTCTGCGCCGGGCTCGACATGGGCCGGTTCGCCGCCATGAAAGACGGCGGTAACGGAGTGCCGGGCGGCGAGAAGCGCGATCTCACCATCCGCACCCACGGCAAGGCCAATTTCCCGCAGCAGGCGGTCTGGGGCTGGCGCCAGCTTCCGGTGCCGGTAATTGCTTCGGTCCACGGCGTCGCGTTCGGCGGCGGCTTCCAGCTCGCGCTCGGCGCCGACATGCGCTTCCTCTCGCAGGATGCGCGGATGTCGATCATGGAAATCAAATGGGGCCTGGTGCCCGACATGGCGGGCACGCCGATCCTCGCGAGCCTCGTGCGCGACGACATCTTGCGCGAGCTCACCTATACCGGCCGTATCTTCTCGGCGCAGGAGGCCCAAAGTTACGGCCTTGCCACCCGCGTCTGCGACGACCCGCGCGCCGCGGCGCTCGAGATCGCGCGCGAGATCGCCGGCAAGAGCCCGGATGCGATCCGTGCCGCCAAGCGCATGCTGAACAATCTGTCGGTCGATCCGGCGGCCGCGCTGCTCGCGGAGTCGGTCGAGCAGCAGAAGCTGCTCGGTAGTCCGAACCAGACCGAATCCGTGCGCGCCAATCTGGAGAAGCGCGCGCCAAGGTTTGTGGATGCGTGA
- a CDS encoding SDR family oxidoreductase, translated as MAKSLQDKVIIVTGAGRGIGREIALLCAAEGAKVVVNDPGGAADGAGTSAAPAEEVVEEIKKRGGTAVANFESVAEAIPASKIVKTATDHFGRLDGVVNNAGILRDMIFHKMSVEAFEAVIKVHLMGSFYVSHAAARIYREQESGSFVHFTSTSGLIGNYGQANYAAAKLGIVGLSKSIALDMGRFNVRSNCVSPFAWTRMIGTIPTETDAEKARVEKIKQMGPEKIAPVCAYLLSDAAKDVTGQIFGVRMNEIFLFGQHRPVRSVHRGEGWTPETIAEHGMPALKGSFAKLDRSADVFTWDPI; from the coding sequence ATGGCAAAATCACTGCAGGATAAAGTCATCATCGTCACTGGCGCGGGGCGCGGCATCGGCCGCGAGATCGCGCTGCTCTGTGCGGCGGAAGGCGCCAAGGTCGTGGTCAACGATCCCGGCGGCGCCGCCGATGGCGCCGGCACGAGCGCGGCGCCCGCCGAGGAGGTGGTCGAGGAAATCAAGAAGCGCGGCGGCACCGCGGTCGCCAATTTCGAGTCGGTGGCGGAAGCGATCCCCGCCAGCAAGATCGTGAAGACCGCGACCGACCATTTCGGCCGGCTCGACGGCGTCGTCAACAATGCCGGCATCCTGCGCGACATGATCTTCCACAAGATGAGCGTGGAGGCGTTCGAGGCCGTCATCAAGGTGCATCTGATGGGCTCGTTCTATGTGAGCCACGCCGCCGCGCGGATCTACCGCGAGCAGGAGTCGGGCTCGTTCGTGCACTTCACCTCGACCTCCGGCCTGATCGGCAATTACGGCCAGGCCAACTACGCCGCCGCCAAGCTCGGCATCGTCGGCCTGTCGAAATCGATCGCGCTGGACATGGGCCGCTTCAACGTGCGCTCGAACTGCGTGTCGCCGTTCGCCTGGACCCGCATGATCGGCACCATCCCGACCGAGACCGACGCCGAGAAGGCGCGCGTCGAGAAGATCAAGCAGATGGGCCCGGAGAAGATCGCGCCGGTCTGCGCCTATCTGCTGTCGGACGCGGCCAAGGACGTCACCGGACAGATCTTCGGCGTGCGCATGAACGAGATCTTCCTGTTCGGCCAGCATCGTCCGGTGCGCTCGGTGCATCGCGGCGAAGGCTGGACGCCCGAGACCATTGCCGAACACGGCATGCCGGCGCTGAAGGGATCGTTCGCCAAGCTCGACCGCTCGGCCGACGTCTTCACCTGGGATCCGATCTGA
- the ppc gene encoding phosphoenolpyruvate carboxylase, translated as MPPQTMPSETEIRAKRAAEVSLLEATAQEEDARLRNDIRLLGRVLGDTVRDQEGADVFDLVERIRQTSVRFHRDEDRLARRELEGILDGMSIAETLQIVRAFSYFSHLANIAEDQNNIRQMRSRGPSGAPRPSTLEQTLVHARQAGISPADLRSFFRSALVSPVLTAHPTEVRRKSTMDREMEIAHLLDRRERLQMTPEESEASDEQLRRAVVTLWQTNLLRRTKLTVLDEVANGLSFYDYTFLQEVPRLHCALEDRLNKEGGEAGELASFLRMGSWIGGDRDGNPFVTAEVMRGTLRLQSSQALNFYLEELHALGAELSLAAHLADVSDELRSLAERSPDTSPHRSGEPYRLAVSGIYARLAATASRLEVETKRPPVGKAEPYASAREFQADLDVLNSSLIANNSSVIARGRLRLLRRAVDCFGFHLARLDIRQNSAVHERTIAELFDTANPGMSYLALGEDARVSLLLGELRNTRPLASPFVKYSEETQSELAVFRAAAEAHARFGPEVISQCIISMCQGMSDMLEVAVLLKEVGLVNPSGRSAVNIVPLFETIEDLQASSGIMDRMLVLHDYRKLVDSLGSVQEVMLGYSDSNKDGGFVTSGWELYKAEIGLVEVFERHGVRLRLFHGRGGSVGRGGGPSYDAIIAQPGGAVNGQIRITEQGEIISSKYSNAEVGRSNLEILAAATLETSLLQPRQSAPRPEYLKAMEEISALAFKAYRGLVYETEGFADYFWGSTVINEIATLNIGSRPASRKKTREIEDLRAIPWVFSWAQCRLMLPGWYGFGSAVESWISGHPEQGMAFLQELYREWPFFRTLLSNMDMVLAKSSIAIASRYAELVPDVALREKIFGQIRREWHLSIETLLDIMGHDRLLQGNPLLERGIRNRFPYMDPLNHVQVELLKEYRAQNPDEQVLRGIQITINGISAGLRNSG; from the coding sequence ATGCCTCCCCAGACCATGCCGTCCGAGACGGAAATCCGCGCCAAGCGTGCCGCGGAGGTCAGCCTTCTGGAAGCGACCGCGCAGGAGGAGGATGCGCGGCTCCGGAACGACATCCGCCTGCTGGGGCGCGTTCTCGGCGACACCGTGCGCGACCAGGAAGGGGCCGATGTATTCGACCTGGTCGAGCGCATCCGCCAGACCTCGGTTCGCTTCCATCGCGACGAGGACAGGCTGGCGCGGCGGGAGCTGGAAGGCATCCTCGACGGCATGTCGATCGCCGAAACGCTGCAGATCGTCCGCGCCTTCAGCTATTTCTCCCACCTCGCCAACATTGCCGAGGACCAGAACAACATCCGCCAGATGCGCAGCCGCGGCCCCAGCGGGGCGCCGCGCCCGAGCACGCTGGAGCAGACGCTGGTGCATGCCCGCCAGGCCGGCATCAGCCCGGCCGACCTGCGCAGCTTCTTCAGGAGCGCGCTGGTCAGCCCGGTGCTGACCGCGCATCCGACCGAGGTCCGCCGCAAGAGCACGATGGACCGCGAGATGGAGATCGCGCATCTGCTCGACCGCCGCGAGCGGTTGCAGATGACGCCGGAGGAGAGCGAGGCCAGCGACGAGCAACTGCGCCGCGCGGTCGTGACGTTGTGGCAAACCAACCTGCTGCGCCGGACCAAGCTGACCGTGCTCGACGAGGTCGCCAACGGCCTGTCGTTCTACGACTACACCTTCCTGCAGGAGGTGCCGCGGCTGCATTGCGCGCTGGAGGACCGCCTGAACAAGGAGGGCGGCGAAGCGGGCGAACTCGCTTCCTTCCTCAGGATGGGAAGCTGGATCGGCGGCGATCGCGACGGCAATCCCTTCGTCACCGCGGAGGTGATGCGCGGCACGCTGCGCCTGCAGTCGAGCCAGGCGCTCAACTTCTACCTGGAGGAGCTGCATGCGCTTGGCGCCGAATTGTCGCTGGCGGCGCATCTCGCTGACGTCTCGGACGAGCTGCGGAGCCTCGCCGAGCGCTCGCCCGACACCTCGCCGCATCGCAGCGGCGAGCCGTATCGTCTGGCCGTATCGGGTATCTATGCAAGGCTTGCGGCGACGGCCTCTCGGCTCGAGGTCGAGACCAAGCGGCCGCCGGTCGGCAAGGCCGAGCCCTATGCGAGCGCCAGGGAATTCCAGGCCGACCTCGACGTGCTCAACAGCTCGCTGATCGCGAACAATTCCAGCGTGATCGCGCGCGGCCGGCTGCGGCTGTTGCGGCGGGCGGTGGATTGCTTCGGCTTCCATCTGGCGCGGCTCGACATCCGCCAGAACTCGGCGGTGCACGAGCGTACCATCGCCGAACTGTTCGACACCGCCAATCCGGGGATGTCCTATCTGGCGCTCGGCGAGGACGCCCGCGTCAGCCTGCTGCTCGGCGAGCTGCGCAATACACGGCCGCTGGCCTCGCCCTTCGTGAAATATTCCGAGGAGACCCAAAGCGAGCTCGCCGTGTTCCGGGCCGCGGCCGAGGCGCATGCCAGGTTCGGGCCGGAGGTGATCTCCCAGTGCATCATCTCGATGTGCCAGGGCATGTCCGACATGCTCGAGGTCGCGGTGCTCTTGAAGGAAGTCGGGCTGGTCAATCCGTCCGGCCGCAGCGCCGTCAACATCGTGCCGCTGTTCGAGACCATCGAGGATCTGCAGGCCTCCAGCGGCATCATGGACCGCATGCTGGTGCTGCACGATTATCGCAAGCTGGTCGACAGTCTCGGCAGCGTGCAGGAGGTGATGCTCGGCTATTCCGACAGCAACAAGGATGGCGGCTTCGTCACCTCGGGCTGGGAACTCTACAAGGCCGAGATCGGCCTCGTCGAGGTGTTCGAGCGCCACGGCGTGCGGCTGCGCCTGTTCCACGGCCGCGGCGGTTCGGTTGGCCGCGGCGGCGGCCCGAGCTATGACGCGATCATCGCGCAGCCTGGCGGCGCCGTGAACGGCCAGATCCGCATCACCGAGCAGGGCGAGATCATCTCCTCGAAATATTCCAATGCCGAGGTCGGCCGCAGCAATCTGGAAATCCTCGCCGCGGCGACGCTGGAAACCAGCCTGCTGCAGCCGCGGCAGAGCGCGCCGCGCCCCGAATATCTCAAGGCGATGGAGGAAATATCTGCGCTCGCCTTCAAGGCCTATCGCGGCCTCGTCTATGAGACCGAAGGCTTCGCCGATTATTTCTGGGGTTCGACCGTCATCAACGAGATCGCGACGCTGAACATCGGCAGCCGCCCGGCCTCGCGCAAGAAGACCCGCGAGATCGAGGACCTGCGCGCCATCCCGTGGGTGTTCTCCTGGGCGCAATGCCGGCTGATGCTGCCGGGCTGGTATGGCTTCGGCAGCGCGGTCGAGAGCTGGATATCCGGGCATCCGGAGCAGGGCATGGCGTTCCTGCAGGAGCTCTATCGGGAATGGCCGTTCTTCCGCACGCTGCTCTCCAACATGGACATGGTGCTGGCGAAGAGCTCGATCGCGATCGCCTCGCGCTATGCCGAGCTGGTGCCCGACGTCGCGTTGCGCGAGAAGATTTTTGGCCAGATCCGCCGCGAATGGCACCTGTCGATCGAGACGCTGCTCGACATCATGGGGCATGACCGGCTGCTGCAGGGCAATCCGCTGCTGGAGCGCGGCATCCGCAACCGCTTCCCTTACATGGATCCGCTCAATCACGTGCAGGTCGAGCTGCTCAAGGAGTATCGCGCGCAGAACCCGGACGAGCAGGTGCTGCGCGGGATTCAGATCACGATCAACGGGATCTCGGCGGGGTTGAGAAACAGCGGATAG
- a CDS encoding acyl-CoA synthetase encodes MNETSQPFLGIVSGGRRRDHAAVAERADRIASGLNELGVKPGDSVCMLMRNDIAFIEAAYAAMRLGAYGVPINWHFKPEEINYVLTDSGTRVLIGHADMLHPLRGAIPPDVIVLSVPTPPEILANYKINPDHLATPDFAIDFEAWLAQFPRYDGPVVPQPQNMIYTSGTTGHPKGVRRFAPTPEQTANAEAMRAMIYGLKPGARAILPGPLYHSAPNSFGLRSGKLGGALVLMPRFDAEEFLQLIARERIDTIFMVPTMFIRLMKLPEEVRRKYDMSSLRHIIHAAAPCPPDVKRAMIEWWGPVIYEFYGSTESGAVTFANSEDALKKPGTVGKISPGAELRFIGDDGKEVPQGQIGEIYSRIKGNPDFTYHNKAEKRAEIDRQGFITSGDVGYIDADGYVFICDRKRDMVISGGVNIYPAEIEAVLHAVPGVHDCAVFGIPDAEFGEALMAVVEPQVGVVLDIASVRAQLKTALADYKVPKHIEIQTNLPREDSGKIFKRRLRDPYWERAGRRI; translated from the coding sequence ATGAACGAAACGTCCCAGCCCTTCCTCGGCATCGTCAGCGGCGGTCGCCGGCGCGATCACGCTGCGGTGGCCGAGCGCGCCGACCGTATTGCCAGCGGCCTCAACGAGCTCGGCGTCAAGCCGGGCGACAGCGTCTGCATGCTGATGCGCAACGACATTGCCTTCATCGAGGCTGCCTATGCCGCGATGCGGCTCGGCGCCTATGGCGTGCCGATCAACTGGCACTTCAAGCCGGAGGAGATCAACTATGTGCTGACGGATTCCGGCACGCGCGTCCTGATCGGTCATGCCGACATGCTGCATCCGCTGCGCGGTGCGATCCCGCCCGATGTCATCGTGCTCAGCGTGCCGACGCCGCCGGAAATCCTCGCCAACTACAAGATCAATCCCGATCATCTGGCGACACCGGATTTCGCGATCGATTTCGAAGCCTGGCTCGCGCAATTCCCACGCTACGATGGCCCGGTGGTGCCGCAGCCGCAGAACATGATCTACACCTCGGGCACCACAGGCCATCCGAAGGGCGTGCGCCGCTTCGCGCCGACGCCGGAGCAGACCGCCAATGCGGAAGCAATGCGCGCGATGATCTACGGCCTGAAGCCCGGCGCACGCGCGATCCTGCCGGGACCGCTCTACCATTCTGCGCCGAATTCCTTCGGCTTGCGCTCGGGCAAGCTCGGCGGCGCGCTGGTGCTGATGCCGCGCTTCGACGCGGAGGAGTTTCTGCAGCTGATCGCGCGCGAGCGGATCGACACCATCTTCATGGTGCCGACGATGTTCATCCGCCTGATGAAGCTGCCCGAGGAGGTGCGTCGGAAGTACGACATGTCGTCGCTGCGCCATATCATCCATGCCGCCGCGCCCTGTCCGCCCGATGTCAAGCGCGCCATGATCGAATGGTGGGGGCCGGTGATCTATGAATTCTACGGCTCGACCGAGTCAGGCGCGGTCACCTTCGCCAATTCCGAGGACGCGCTGAAGAAGCCCGGCACGGTCGGAAAGATCTCGCCCGGTGCCGAGCTGCGGTTCATCGGCGACGACGGCAAGGAGGTGCCGCAAGGCCAGATCGGCGAGATCTATTCGCGGATCAAGGGCAATCCCGATTTCACCTATCACAACAAGGCCGAGAAGCGCGCCGAGATCGACCGCCAGGGATTCATCACCTCAGGCGACGTCGGCTATATCGATGCCGACGGCTACGTCTTCATCTGCGATCGCAAGCGCGACATGGTGATCTCGGGTGGCGTCAACATCTATCCGGCCGAAATCGAGGCGGTGCTGCATGCCGTCCCCGGCGTGCACGACTGCGCGGTGTTCGGGATTCCCGATGCCGAGTTCGGCGAGGCGCTGATGGCGGTGGTCGAGCCGCAGGTCGGCGTCGTGCTCGACATCGCCTCCGTCCGCGCCCAGCTGAAGACTGCGCTCGCCGATTATAAGGTGCCCAAGCACATCGAGATCCAGACCAACCTGCCGCGGGAGGATTCCGGGAAAATCTTCAAGCGCCGGCTGCGCGATCCATACTGGGAACGGGCGGGGCGGAGAATCTAG